In one window of Calypte anna isolate BGI_N300 chromosome 1, bCalAnn1_v1.p, whole genome shotgun sequence DNA:
- the RPS19BP1 gene encoding active regulator of SIRT1 yields the protein MSASLLRRGLELLEAPGQRKALPGLQRGREGPKAVGAARRRRAAAESGRNRTTVKGRVVKSAIEEYHKKKPVNHLKTNLKYMLKGRVVANKAITEQVLAQNRGRKSKDQPPKKVAKKKPEGTVFTEEDFRKFEREYFGRP from the exons ATGTCGGCTTCCCTGCTGCGGCGGGGgttggagctgctggaggcGCCGG GCCAGAGAAAGGCCCTGCCGGGTCTCCAGCGGGGGCGGGAGGGCCCTAAGGCGGTGGGAGCTGCGAGGCGGAGGAGGGCGGCGGCGGAGTCCGGCAGGAACAGGACCACGGTCAAGGGTAGAGTCGTGAAGTCGGCGATAG AGGAGTACCACAAGAAGAAGCCTGTGAATCACCTGAAAACAAACCTGAAGTACATGTTGAAGGGACGAGTTGTTGCAAACAAAGCCATCACAGAACAA GTTCTTGCTCAGAACAGAGGCAGGAAGTCCAAAGATCAGCCTCCAAAGAAGGTGGCAAAGAAGAAGCCAGAGGGCACTGTCTTCACTGAGGAAGATTTCCGTAAATTTGAACGAGAATACTTTGGGAGACCGTAA